A window of the Brassica napus cultivar Da-Ae chromosome A2, Da-Ae, whole genome shotgun sequence genome harbors these coding sequences:
- the LOC111204528 gene encoding eukaryotic translation initiation factor NCBP-like, with protein MEITERRDDEIRDAKESANIDNIKSQYVTDSFSDERYSRELKDGLHPLRYKFAIWYTRRTPGVRSQTSYEDNIKKIVEFSTVEGFWASYCHLARSSLLPNPTDLHFFKDGIRPLWEDAANCNGGKWIIRFSKVVSARFWEDLLLALVGDQLDDAENICGAVLSVRINEDIISVWNRNASDHQAVMGLRDSIKRHLKLPHAYVMEYKPHDASLRDNSSYRNTWRG; from the exons ATGGAGATCACGGAGCGGAGGGACGATGAGATCAGAGACGCAAAAGAATCCGCAAACATCGACAACATCAAGTCGCAGTACGTTACCGACTCCTTTTCCGATGAACGCTACTCTCGCGAGCTCAAGGATGGTCTTCATCCTCTACGG TACAAGTTTGCGATTTGGTACACACGTCGGACACCAGGAGTCAGGAGCCAGACGTCTTACGAGGATAACATTAAGAAGATTGTTGAGTTCAGCACT GTTGAAGGTTTTTGGGCCAGTTACTGTCACCTTGCTCGTTCTTCTCTTTTGCCTAATCCAACAGATCTTCATTTCTTCAAGGATGGGATTCGCCCCTTGTGGGAG GATGCTGCCAACTGCAATGGAGGAAAGTGGATCATTCGTTTCTCCAAAGTTGTATCTGCTCGCTTCTGGGAGGATCTG CTTCTTGCGTTGGTCGGCGACCAGCTTGATGATGCTGAAAACATTTGTGGGGCGGTGCTGAGTGTCCGCATCAACGAGGACATCATTAGTGTATGGAATCGCAATGCCTCTGATCATCAG GCAGTGATGGGGTTGAGAGACTCAATCAAGCGGCATTTGAAGCTGCCTCATGCGTACGTCATGGAGTACAAGCCACACGATGCTTCTCTTCGCGATAACTCATCCTACAGAAACACATGGAGAGGATAG
- the LOC106432461 gene encoding uncharacterized protein LOC106432461, with translation MDLEDWELIPKSPYKILNLDQEEDHEAAMKIIRNTQKSFDMDYFICPTQDPVGETEFHRMSSVVPTQLLQVPITWEPVYTVDDTNHKKNQDPELLTDSVPSPRLTFKTAKENEFVDMKVDLPLRFTSPLPQNDEKQSLSGVLAKEYYDEMGTKVEEGGDVRSKKGVDWDEEKNICGEKMNLWKMSLNGIGAICSFGVAAAVTTFCVFFLGQSNSIRGCRNKNKILRFRIYADDNKRINEVVKHATKINEAISVMKGLPVARAQISFGGYYDGP, from the exons ATGGATTTAGAAGATTGGGAATTAATCCCCAAAAGTCCCTACAAGATTCTCAATCTCGATCAAGAAGAGGATCATGAGGCAGCCATGAAGATCATTAGAAACACCCAAAAAAGCTTCGACATGGATTACTTCATCTGCCCAACACAGGATCCTGTCGGAGAAACAGAGTTCCATCGAATGTCAAGCGTGGTCCCCACACAGCTCCTCCAAGTTCCCATAACTTGGGAACCCGTGTACACCGTGGACGACACAAATCACAAGAAGAACCAGGATCCGGAACTTTTGACGGACTCTGTTCCGTCGCCAAGATTAACCTTCAAAACAGCGAAGGAAAACGAATTTGTCGACATGAAAGTAGACTTACCACTGAGGTTCACAAGTCCTCTGCCTCAGAACGATGAGAAACAGTCTCTCTCAGGAGTGTTAGCAAAAGAGTACTATGATGAGATGGGAACAAAGGTTGAAGAAGGCGGTGACGTGAGGAGCAAGAAAGGGGTTGATTGGGATGAAGAGAAGAACATATGTGGTGAAAAAATGAATCTGTGGAAGATGAGTCTTAATGGAATTGGAGCTATATGTTCCTTTGgtgttgctgctgctgttacCACCTTCTGTGTGTTCTTCCTTGGACAAAGCAATAGCATCCGAGGTTGTCGAAACAAGAATAAGATCCTCAGGTTCCGGATTTACGCTGATGATAATAAG CGAATAAACGAAGTAGTGAAGCATGCAACAAAGATTAATGAAGCAATCTCTGTGATGAAAGGTCTTCCGGTGGCAAGAGCTCAAATATCTTTTGGAGGATACTACGATGGACCTTGA
- the LOC106432462 gene encoding uncharacterized protein LOC106432462, translating to MCPLRFLLVFFSAVLAGYFAWKTVSSSPELISDDSPVELNDKQGLSFNKKMENGFWVFVDMASGRYLWRNLKEMREKTQ from the exons ATGTGTCCGTTGAGATTCCTATTGGTGTTCTTCTCGGCGGTTCTTGCCGGATATTTTGCATGGAAGACGGTGAGTTCATCGCCGGAACTCATCTCTGATGACTCACCGGTCGAACTGAATGATAAACAAGGACTCAGTTTCAATAAG AAGATGGAGAATGGGTTCTGGGTGTTCGTCGACATGGCTAGTGGAAGATACCTTTGGAGGAATCTCAAGGAGATGAGAGAGAAAACTCAATGA